In the Thermodesulfobacteriota bacterium genome, one interval contains:
- the mtnA gene encoding S-methyl-5-thioribose-1-phosphate isomerase, whose translation MSETFRTMAWEGDALLLLDQRVLPTVESMRRCTDPAGVADAIRTMVVRGAPAIGVAAAFGLVLSVHAARKKGRPWRRSFDEAAVLLAGARPTAVNLFWAIERMRKAASALPDDAESAFASLEREAVDILEEDVAANRAMGAHGARLLPSKGCVLTHCNAGALATAGYGTALGVIRAAIAAGKGIRVFVDETRPFLQGARLTAWELMKDGIPCTLITDNMSATLFRAGKIDAVVVGADRIAANGDVANKVGTYGVAVLCREHKVPFYVAAPLSTIDPKIRTGAEIPIEERDPSEVTHVMGKRVAPVGVDVYNPAFDVTPARYVTAIVTEKGVLAKPFSASIRKLFR comes from the coding sequence ATGAGCGAAACGTTCCGCACGATGGCCTGGGAGGGGGACGCCCTCCTGCTCCTGGACCAGCGGGTCCTGCCGACCGTGGAGTCGATGCGGCGGTGCACCGATCCCGCCGGCGTGGCGGACGCCATCCGGACCATGGTGGTCCGCGGGGCGCCGGCGATCGGAGTGGCGGCGGCATTCGGCCTGGTGCTGTCCGTCCATGCCGCCCGGAAGAAGGGGCGCCCCTGGCGCAGGTCCTTCGACGAGGCGGCGGTCCTTTTGGCGGGCGCGCGACCCACGGCGGTGAACCTGTTCTGGGCCATCGAGCGGATGCGGAAGGCGGCCTCCGCCCTCCCCGACGATGCGGAAAGCGCCTTCGCGTCGCTCGAGCGGGAGGCGGTCGACATCCTCGAGGAGGACGTGGCCGCTAACCGGGCGATGGGCGCGCACGGCGCGAGGCTGCTGCCGTCGAAGGGGTGCGTGCTGACCCACTGCAACGCCGGGGCGCTGGCCACGGCGGGGTACGGCACGGCGCTGGGCGTGATCCGCGCCGCGATCGCGGCGGGGAAGGGGATCCGCGTGTTCGTGGACGAGACACGCCCGTTCCTGCAGGGGGCGCGGCTGACGGCCTGGGAGCTGATGAAGGACGGCATCCCCTGCACGCTGATCACGGACAACATGTCGGCGACGCTCTTCCGCGCGGGGAAGATCGACGCGGTCGTCGTGGGGGCGGACCGGATCGCGGCGAACGGGGACGTCGCCAACAAGGTGGGGACGTACGGCGTCGCCGTCCTTTGCAGGGAGCACAAGGTGCCGTTCTACGTGGCCGCGCCGCTGTCGACGATCGACCCGAAGATCCGGACCGGCGCCGAAATCCCGATCGAGGAGCGCGACCCGTCCGAGGTGACGCACGTGATGGGGAAGCGGGTCGCGCCCGTGGGCGTCGACGTGTACAACCCGGCGTTCGACGTGACACCGGCCCGGTACGTGACCGCCATCGTCACCGAGAAAGGGGTCCTGGCGAAGCCGTTCTCCGCCTCCATCCGGAAGCTGTTCCGTTGA
- a CDS encoding nicotinate phosphoribosyltransferase has protein sequence MSPPSPKAPFLELIPTAGEIRRGDTTDVYFRRTMEVLRAAGKDRVRVAAEGFVKGFPAGYPFAILSGMDEMLSLLSGLEVDVDAMEEGRLFLTEEPVFTVEGPYGAFCEMETAMLGMLCQATGIATASARLKHAAGAKALLSFGARRMHPALSTMIDRSAFVGGADSVSVLRSAEFLGDPPQGTMPHALVLVFGDTVEAMRAFDATIDPEVPRVCLIDTLQDEKFEALRVAEALEGKLSAVRLDTPASRKGSFRKILEEVRWELDLRGFGSVRLYASGGLGEADVRALSDVADGFGVGTAISNAPTVDFALDIVEVEGTPLAKRGKRSGRKQARVCPFCGKRDVLPAEAPAKSCCGGPMEPLLLPAIRAGRAVREPFPPREIRERVLRQVARFHAPTEGK, from the coding sequence ATGAGCCCTCCCTCCCCGAAAGCCCCGTTCCTCGAACTCATCCCCACCGCCGGCGAGATCCGCCGGGGCGACACCACGGACGTGTATTTCCGCCGGACGATGGAGGTGCTGCGCGCCGCCGGCAAGGACAGGGTGCGCGTGGCGGCGGAGGGTTTCGTCAAGGGCTTCCCCGCGGGGTACCCGTTCGCGATCCTTTCGGGGATGGACGAGATGCTCTCGCTCCTCTCCGGGCTCGAGGTCGACGTCGACGCGATGGAGGAGGGGCGGCTGTTCCTCACGGAAGAGCCGGTCTTCACCGTCGAGGGGCCGTACGGCGCCTTCTGCGAGATGGAGACGGCGATGCTGGGGATGCTCTGCCAGGCGACCGGGATCGCCACCGCCTCCGCGCGGCTGAAGCACGCCGCGGGGGCGAAGGCGCTGCTCAGCTTCGGCGCGCGGCGGATGCATCCGGCGCTTTCCACGATGATCGACCGGAGCGCGTTCGTCGGCGGGGCCGACAGCGTCTCCGTGCTGCGGAGCGCGGAGTTCCTCGGGGATCCCCCCCAGGGGACGATGCCGCACGCCCTCGTGCTCGTCTTCGGCGACACGGTGGAGGCGATGCGCGCCTTCGACGCGACGATCGATCCGGAAGTGCCCCGCGTCTGCCTGATCGACACGCTGCAGGACGAGAAGTTCGAGGCGCTGCGGGTCGCGGAGGCGCTGGAGGGGAAGCTCTCCGCCGTGCGGCTCGACACGCCGGCGTCGCGCAAGGGGAGCTTCCGGAAAATCCTCGAGGAGGTCCGGTGGGAGCTCGACCTGCGCGGATTCGGGTCCGTCCGGCTGTACGCCTCCGGCGGACTCGGCGAGGCGGACGTCCGCGCGTTGAGCGACGTCGCGGACGGGTTCGGAGTGGGCACGGCCATCAGCAACGCGCCGACGGTCGATTTCGCGCTGGACATCGTCGAAGTGGAGGGAACACCGCTCGCCAAGCGGGGGAAGCGGTCCGGGCGAAAGCAGGCGCGCGTCTGCCCCTTCTGCGGGAAACGGGACGTCCTTCCGGCGGAGGCGCCGGCGAAGAGCTGCTGCGGCGGCCCGATGGAACCGCTGCTGCTCCCGGCGATCCGGGCGGGGCGGGCGGTCCGGGAGCCCTTCCCTCCGCGGGAGATCCGGGAGCGGGTGCTGCGGCAGGTCGCGCGGTTCCATGCGCCGACGGAGGGGAAATGA
- a CDS encoding isochorismatase family cysteine hydrolase: MESRERGRKALIVVDMLNDFLRPGAPLEVPAAREIVPALRRRIAKARRDGELVVFVCDSHRRNDPEFAKMGWPPHAVEGTPGAAVFPALSPAPGDAVVEKRTYSGFYRTALDAVLRRRKVRSVTVAGCVTNICIQFISGEAAIRGYDVTVDERLVAGLSRKDHAHALGQMEKVLGVRVLRRPEEVGRR; encoded by the coding sequence ATGGAGAGCCGGGAGCGGGGAAGGAAGGCGCTGATCGTCGTCGACATGCTGAACGACTTCCTGCGCCCGGGCGCCCCGCTGGAGGTGCCGGCCGCCCGGGAGATCGTTCCCGCGCTGCGCCGGAGGATCGCGAAGGCGCGGCGGGACGGGGAGCTGGTGGTCTTCGTCTGCGACTCCCACCGGCGGAACGACCCGGAGTTCGCGAAGATGGGGTGGCCCCCCCACGCCGTGGAAGGGACGCCCGGGGCCGCCGTGTTTCCCGCGCTGTCGCCCGCCCCCGGGGACGCGGTGGTGGAGAAGCGCACCTACTCGGGGTTTTACAGGACCGCGCTGGACGCGGTCCTCCGCAGGCGCAAGGTCCGTTCCGTGACGGTCGCCGGCTGCGTCACCAACATCTGCATCCAGTTCATCTCCGGAGAGGCCGCGATCCGCGGGTACGACGTGACGGTCGACGAGCGGCTCGTCGCGGGGCTGTCGCGGAAGGACCACGCCCACGCCCTCGGCCAGATGGAGAAAGTGCTGGGCGTCCGGGTGCTCCGCCGCCCGGAGGAGGTCGGAAGACGATGA